One genomic region from Kineobactrum salinum encodes:
- the mnmA gene encoding tRNA 2-thiouridine(34) synthase MnmA: MSFNAATKVIVGMSGGVDSSVAALLLREQGYRVEGLFMKNWEEDDGTEYCTAKEDFADAQAVADQLGIPLHGANFAAEYWDNVFEHFLAEYRAGRTPNPDILCNREIKFRAFLDYALMLGADCIATGHYARRGLHDGKATLLRGLDENKDQSYFLHAVGHRELAQTLFPVGEIAKPEVRTLARQQALPTHNKKDSTGICFIGERRFTDFLQQYLPAQPGEIHSLEGERLGHHRGLMYHTIGQRQGLGIGGLADHDDAPWYVVGKDLEHNVLLVAQGNEHPALYSAGLTVAELFWIAGEAPALPLHCTAKVRYRQPDQTCSLSLSGNRHRVRFDQPQRAVTPGQSVVFYQGERCLGGGVIERTD, from the coding sequence CCTGTTCATGAAGAACTGGGAAGAGGATGACGGCACCGAGTACTGTACCGCGAAAGAGGATTTCGCCGATGCCCAGGCCGTCGCCGATCAGCTCGGCATTCCACTGCACGGCGCCAATTTCGCGGCCGAGTACTGGGACAATGTGTTCGAGCATTTCCTCGCCGAGTACCGTGCGGGTCGCACCCCGAACCCGGATATTCTGTGCAACCGGGAAATCAAGTTCCGCGCCTTTCTGGACTATGCCCTGATGCTGGGCGCTGACTGTATCGCCACCGGTCACTATGCACGCCGCGGCCTGCATGACGGCAAGGCCACGCTGCTGCGGGGGCTGGACGAGAACAAGGACCAGAGCTACTTCCTGCATGCGGTCGGCCACCGGGAGTTGGCGCAGACCCTGTTCCCGGTGGGTGAGATCGCCAAGCCCGAGGTGCGGACACTGGCGCGGCAACAAGCCCTGCCAACCCACAACAAGAAGGATTCCACCGGCATCTGTTTTATCGGTGAACGCCGCTTCACCGACTTCCTGCAACAATACCTGCCGGCCCAGCCGGGAGAGATCCACAGCCTGGAGGGCGAACGGCTGGGGCATCACCGGGGCCTGATGTATCACACCATCGGCCAGCGTCAGGGCCTGGGTATCGGCGGCCTGGCAGATCACGACGACGCGCCCTGGTATGTGGTGGGCAAGGACCTGGAGCACAATGTGCTGCTGGTAGCCCAGGGCAATGAACATCCGGCGCTGTACAGCGCAGGCCTCACCGTGGCTGAACTGTTCTGGATCGCCGGAGAGGCGCCGGCGCTGCCACTGCACTGCACTGCCAAGGTGCGCTACCGGCAGCCGGACCAGACCTGCAGCCTGAGTCTGTCTGGAAATCGCCACAGGGTCCGTTTCGACCAGCCCCAGCGCGCAGTCACCCCCGGCCAGTCCGTGGTGTTCTACCAGGGTGAGCGCTGCCTGGGCGGCGGTGTCATCGAGCGGACAGACTGA